One stretch of Ficedula albicollis isolate OC2 chromosome 7, FicAlb1.5, whole genome shotgun sequence DNA includes these proteins:
- the SLC19A1 gene encoding folate transporter 1 gives MAPGIMPLSCCRAVPKGDGAKKPASETMPDQRWKLQVFYLCFYGFMTQIRPGESFITPYLLGTDKNFTKAEVTNMITPVLSYSYMAVLVPIFLLTDYLRYKPVLVLQSLSHISIWLLLVLGTSVLAMQLMEFFYGITMAARIAYSSYIFSLVAPSRYQRMASYSRSAVLLGVFTSSVLGQLCVSLGGVRFLTLNYVSLGFVSFGLILTLFLERPRRSLFFNRPRGAGDATVPTELERISGGHGGGGTRGWREGWRDMVLCRMLRELGALARQPQLRLWSLWWVFNSAGYYLVLYYAHILWNEISPTTDNRRVYNGGVDAASTLLGAIASFAAGYVKIRWTLWSELVIGVVTAFQAGLLLLMNSTTNIWMCYVAYILFRGSHQFLVPIAIFQIATSLSKELCALVFGVNTFFATVLKTIITIIVADKGGLGLSVHPQFYVYFGYFALLAVVYLLAAIGVGVQHSHRRQPVELALAKEPCQAPVEIPAQEKSPEAGTMRA, from the exons ATGGCTCCCGGGATAATGCCgctgtcctgctgcagagccgTGCCTAAGGGTGATGGTGCCAAAAAGCCGGCGTCGGAGACAATGCCAGATCAGCGCTGGAAGCTACAAGTCTTCTACCTCTGCTTCTATGGCTTCATGACACAGATCCGGCCCGGGGAGAGCTTCATCACCCCCTATCTGCTGGGGACCGACAAGAACTTCACAAAGGCAGAG GTGACCAACATGATCACGCCAGTGCTGTCCTACTCCTACATGGCCGTGCTGGTACCCATCTTCCTGCTGACGGACTACCTGCGCTACAAGCccgtgctggtgctgcagagcctgagccaCATCTCcatctggctgctgctggtgctgggcaccTCAGTCCTGGCCATGCAGCTGATGGAGTTTTTCTACGGCATCACCATGGCTGCCCGCATTGCCTACTCCTCGTACATCTTCTCCCTGGTTGCCCCGTCCCGCTACCAGCGAATGGCCAGTTATTCCCGCTCCGCCGTGCTCCTGGGGGTCTTCACCAGCTCCGTGCTGGGCCAACTCTGCGTCAGCTTGGGCGGCGTCCGCTTCCTCACCCTCAACTACGTCTCCTTGGGCTTTGTCAGCTTTGGCCTCATCCTCACCCTCTTCCT cgagcggcCCCGGCGCAGCCTCTTCTTCAACCGGCCTAGGGGGGCTGGCGATGCCACTGTGCCCACTGAGCTGGAAAGGATTTCTGGGGGGCATGGCgggggggggacacggggctggcggga gggctggcgGGACATGGTGCTGTGCCGTATGCTGCGGGAGCTGGGAGCGCTggccaggcagccccagctccgCCTCTGGTCCTTGTGGTGGGTCTTCAACTCGGCTGGATACTACCTGGTGCTGTACTATGCACACATCCTCTGGAATGAGATCTCTCCCACCACAGACAACCGCCGGGTGTACAACGGAGGCGTGGATGCTGCCTCCACGCTGTTGG GAGCCATCGCCTCCTTCGCTGCTGGCTATGTGAAGATCCGCTGGACGCTGTGGTCGGAGCTGGTGATTGGAGTGGTGACAGCATTCCAGGCGGGATTGCTCCTGCTCATGAACTCCACCACCAATATCTGGATGTGCTATGTTGCCTACATCCTCTTCCGTGGCTCCCACCAGTTCCTGGTGCCCATTGCCAT tttccagATTGCTACCTCCCTCTCCAAAGAGCTCTGCGCTCTGGTCTTCGGGGTCAACACCTTCTTTGCCACCGTGCTAAAgaccatcatcaccatcattgTGGCTGACAAGGGGGGCTTGGGCTTATCCGTACATCCCCAG TTTTATGTGTATTTTGGCTACTTTGCGCTGCTGGCCGTGGTCTACCTGCTGGCGGCCATCGGAGTGGgtgtccagcacagccaccGCAGGCAGCCGGTGGAGCTGGCTCTGGCCAAGGAGCCGTGCCAGGCCCCAGTGGAGAttccagcacaggagaaaaGCCCAGAGGCGGGCACCATGCGAGCCTGA